One Echinicola strongylocentroti DNA window includes the following coding sequences:
- a CDS encoding nucleoside deaminase, which produces MELYTPEYFMNEALKQAKTAFEEGEIPVGAVMVCRNRVIARAYNQTEKLTDVTAHAEILAITSASDSLGAKYLTECELYVTLEPCVMCAGASFWAQLGGIHFAASDPKRGYGRMNENLLHPKTKVSRGLMETEAKELLDAFFRKLRK; this is translated from the coding sequence ATGGAATTGTATACACCTGAATATTTTATGAATGAGGCCTTGAAGCAGGCAAAAACGGCTTTTGAGGAAGGTGAAATTCCAGTAGGAGCAGTGATGGTCTGTAGAAATAGGGTAATAGCAAGGGCTTATAACCAAACGGAGAAGCTTACTGATGTTACTGCCCATGCTGAAATCTTGGCGATCACCTCAGCCTCAGATTCCCTTGGGGCAAAATACCTCACAGAGTGTGAATTATATGTCACATTGGAGCCATGCGTGATGTGTGCAGGAGCCAGTTTTTGGGCACAGCTAGGTGGTATTCATTTTGCAGCCTCTGATCCTAAGAGGGGGTATGGCAGGATGAACGAAAACCTATTGCACCCCAAGACCAAGGTAAGTCGGGGCTTGATGGAGACGGAGGCGAAAGAGTTATTGGATGCCTTTTTTCGAAAATTGAGAAAGTAG